The Pelagibacterium halotolerans B2 genome has a segment encoding these proteins:
- the dksA gene encoding RNA polymerase-binding protein DksA: MSVEALADDYRPSEDEEFMNARQREYFRKKLNAWKDEILRESRETLENLQEESTNHPDMADRASSESDRALELRTRDRQRKLIAKIDAALKRIEDGSYGFCEETGEPIGLARLDARPIATLSLEAQEMHERREKVYRDD; encoded by the coding sequence ATGTCGGTCGAGGCCCTTGCTGACGACTACCGTCCTTCCGAGGACGAAGAATTCATGAATGCGCGCCAGCGCGAATATTTCCGTAAAAAGCTCAACGCCTGGAAGGACGAGATTCTCCGCGAGAGCCGCGAGACGCTCGAAAATCTGCAGGAAGAAAGCACAAATCATCCAGACATGGCCGACCGGGCATCCTCGGAAAGCGACCGGGCGCTCGAATTGCGCACCCGGGACCGCCAGCGCAAGCTGATCGCCAAGATCGACGCGGCGCTCAAGCGGATCGAGGACGGCTCCTACGGATTTTGCGAGGAAACCGGCGAGCCGATCGGTCTGGCCCGGCTCGATGCCCGTCCGATTGCTACCCTGAGCCTGGAGGCCCAGGAAATGCACGAGCGGCGCGAAAAGGTCTATCGCGACGATTGA
- a CDS encoding flagellar assembly protein FliX: MRIDGTGRVIPANRSGTAAKSSGPTFQIESGQGSARTAQTSAPIAAGGIDALLALQAADDATTGRRKALKRANSLLDVLEEIKADLLVGRMGEGRLNRAAALLAQAKTQIEPELEAIVADIELRVRVELAKLGRYPGA; this comes from the coding sequence ATGCGGATCGACGGAACAGGGCGGGTCATCCCAGCGAACCGGTCGGGCACGGCGGCAAAATCGTCAGGGCCCACGTTCCAGATCGAATCCGGCCAGGGTTCGGCCCGCACCGCGCAGACTTCGGCGCCGATCGCGGCAGGGGGCATCGATGCGCTGCTGGCGCTGCAGGCGGCGGACGATGCGACCACCGGGCGGCGCAAGGCGCTCAAGCGGGCCAATTCGCTGCTCGACGTGCTCGAAGAAATCAAGGCCGATCTTCTGGTCGGGCGGATGGGCGAGGGGCGGCTCAATCGCGCCGCCGCGCTGCTGGCGCAGGCAAAAACCCAGATCGAGCCGGAGCTCGAAGCCATCGTGGCCGACATCGAATTGCGGGTGCGGGTCGAGCTTGCCAAGCTCGGACGATATCCCGGAGCGTGA
- a CDS encoding ABC-F family ATP-binding cassette domain-containing protein — protein MPAHITLSALGFSTPDGTQLFSNLDLAFSRQRTGLVGRNGVGKSTLFRLVTGTLTPQSGSVTIDGTIGLLRQSLKPGPGETIADLFGATAQLTILARAASGTATADELADADWTIEARIDEALARFSLPATADTPLATLSGGQRTRAMLAALVFADPDFLLLDEPTNNLDHDGRDAVIDLLANWRGGAIVVSHDRELLETMDAIVELTSLGATTYGGNYSLYRERKSIELAAAEHDLANAEKRTAQVEKKAQQTRERQQKSDAGGKRKRAKGDLPKILLNGRKNAAENSAGENARLASRLRQQAESDAQTAREKIEVLKHVTISLPPTNLPTGKKVLTLDAVSAGYDPATPILRDVSLAITGPERVAITGPNGSGKTTLLRLVSGTLEPCAGTVSVQVPHALLDQQVSILDPQKTVRDNFLALNPASDENACRAALARFKFRADAALKMTASLSGGETLRAGLACALGTDTPPQLLVLDEPTNHLDLESIEAVEVGLRGYDGALLVVSHDRPFLEAIAVTREISLA, from the coding sequence ATGCCCGCACACATCACACTTTCTGCCCTCGGTTTTTCAACGCCTGACGGCACGCAGCTTTTCTCCAATCTCGATCTCGCCTTTTCCCGCCAGCGCACCGGCCTTGTGGGCCGCAACGGCGTGGGCAAATCGACCCTGTTCAGGCTCGTCACCGGCACGCTCACCCCGCAATCGGGCAGCGTCACCATCGATGGTACCATCGGTCTCCTGCGCCAGTCGCTCAAACCCGGGCCGGGCGAAACCATAGCCGATCTGTTCGGCGCCACCGCCCAACTGACGATCCTCGCTCGCGCCGCTTCCGGAACCGCGACCGCCGACGAGCTGGCCGATGCCGACTGGACAATCGAAGCCCGGATCGATGAAGCCCTTGCCCGCTTTTCCCTGCCCGCCACCGCCGATACCCCGCTCGCAACCCTCTCGGGCGGCCAGCGGACCCGTGCCATGCTGGCCGCGCTGGTGTTCGCCGATCCCGATTTCCTGCTGCTCGATGAACCCACCAACAATCTCGATCACGATGGCCGCGACGCGGTGATCGACCTGCTCGCCAATTGGCGCGGCGGCGCCATCGTCGTCAGCCATGACCGCGAACTGCTTGAAACCATGGACGCCATTGTCGAGTTGACCAGTTTGGGCGCCACGACCTATGGCGGCAATTATTCCCTGTATCGCGAACGCAAATCCATAGAACTCGCCGCCGCCGAGCACGATCTGGCCAACGCCGAAAAGCGCACGGCCCAGGTCGAGAAGAAGGCGCAACAGACCCGCGAGCGCCAGCAGAAATCCGACGCCGGAGGAAAGCGCAAGCGCGCCAAGGGCGATCTGCCGAAAATCCTGCTCAACGGCCGCAAGAACGCCGCGGAAAACTCGGCGGGCGAAAATGCCCGCCTTGCCAGTCGCTTACGCCAGCAGGCGGAATCGGATGCTCAAACAGCCCGCGAAAAAATCGAAGTGCTCAAGCACGTCACCATTTCCCTTCCGCCCACCAATCTGCCAACCGGCAAAAAGGTGCTGACCCTCGACGCCGTTTCAGCGGGCTACGATCCGGCCACCCCGATCCTCAGGGATGTCTCCCTCGCCATCACCGGCCCCGAGCGCGTGGCAATCACCGGGCCGAACGGGTCGGGCAAGACCACCCTTCTCCGCCTCGTTAGCGGCACTCTCGAACCGTGTGCCGGCACCGTCAGCGTCCAGGTCCCCCACGCCCTGCTCGATCAGCAGGTCTCCATCCTCGACCCGCAAAAAACGGTGCGCGACAATTTCCTCGCCCTCAATCCGGCATCGGACGAAAATGCCTGCCGCGCCGCCCTCGCCCGGTTCAAATTCCGGGCCGATGCCGCGCTGAAAATGACCGCCTCGCTTTCAGGTGGCGAAACCCTGCGTGCCGGTCTCGCCTGCGCGCTGGGCACCGACACCCCGCCGCAACTGCTCGTCCTCGACGAACCTACAAACCACCTCGACCTCGAATCCATCGAAGCGGTCGAAGTCGGGTTGCGCGGCTATGACGGCGCCTTGCTCGTCGTCAGCCACGACCGCCCGTTCCTCGAGGCCATAGCCGTCACAAGGGAAATATCATTGGCCTGA